The Coffea arabica cultivar ET-39 chromosome 9e, Coffea Arabica ET-39 HiFi, whole genome shotgun sequence genome has a window encoding:
- the LOC113709579 gene encoding uncharacterized protein: MDPEKLMVLNTDEKIKYVESLINKESRARVQMYQEFVQKKKDRARILLKLNPSPWMRGYYSTYREKHPIHYLRQALDEHNGGGHSEHVIKIKCLFHRLRNGRNSVVEEKRILRDVKCAQEECEKSCGAVRTEKFVPWELHSKGSIKYQMELLFKEMPGIWKDQKAHDQMIEHLKKGLKVLEQDIRSLQRQMENINREKGKLYAYILELKR; encoded by the exons ATGGACCCTGAAAAGCTGATGGTTTTAAACACTGATGAAAAAATTAAGTACGTGGAAAGTTTGATTAACAAGGAGAGTCGAGCTCGAGTGCAAATGTATCAAGAATTTGTGCAGAAGAag AAGGATCGAGCAAGaattcttttgaaactaaaccCTTCACCATGGATGAGAGGATACTATTCTACATATCGTGAGAAACATCCAATTCACTATTTACGGCAAGCTCTTGATGAGCATAATGGTGGCGGCCATAGTGAACATGTTATCAAG ATAAAGTGTTTATTTCACCGATTGCGAAATGGAAGGAACTCTGTGGTTGAAGAAAAGAGAATCCTTCGGGACGTCAAATGTGCTCAAGAAGAATGTGAAAAGTCTTGTGGGGCTGTTCGTACAGAAAAATTTGTACCTTGGGAATTGCATTCAAAAGGCTCGATCAAATATCAAATGGAG CTATTATTTAAAGAAATGCCAGGAATAtggaaggatcaaaaagcacaTGATCAGATGATTGAGCATCTTAAGAAAGGATTGAAGGTTCTTGAGCAAGATATCAGGTCTTTGCAGAGGCAAATGGAAAACATAAACAGGGAAAAGGGAAAACTGTATGCATACATTCTTGAACTCAAAAGATGA
- the LOC113709511 gene encoding uncharacterized protein, with protein sequence MELLTVDEKVKNKEDLIQVKSQAGRNIAKKLQKREFDRRHIREQLRMLLLSHKDFMPIKRDAIRYLQGALDEYNHVDELQKQIKSLSHGLRSGRNTLLEEKQILRQIKCAQEQKEKFCADLEAKNWSHWHLPEVLNSKEFVKSHFNRLYNELEGGIKQQTAYYSKAARLGKKLSAVERDISSLQKKLEKLECKREKMYEHLQQLRSSVQNPS encoded by the exons ATGGAGCTTTTGACTGTGgatgaaaaagttaaaaataaagAAGATTTGATTCAGGTGAAGAGTCAAGCTGGAAGAAATATTGCCAAGAAATTACAGAAGAGAGAG TTTGATCGACGTCATATCCGGGAACAATTAAGGATGTTGTTGCTGTCCCACAAAGATTTTATGCCCATCAAAAGAGATGCAATTCGATATTTACAAGGAGCTCTAGATGAATATAATCATGTAGATGAACTTCAAAAGCAG ATTAAGAGCCTGTCTCATGGGCTGAGAAGTGGGAGAAACACCTTGCTTGAGGAGAAACAAATCCTTAGACAAATCAAATGTGCccaagaacaaaaagaaaagttttgtgCAGATCTTGAAGCAAAAAATTGGAGTCACTGGCATTTACCAGAAGTTTTAAACTCAAAGGAATTTGTCAAAAGTCATTTCAAT CGTCTATACAATGAACTCGAAGGAGGGATCAAGCAACAAACGGCATATTATTCGAAGGCTGCCCGGCTTGGGAAAAAACTGTCTGCTGTTGAGAGAGATATAAGTTCTTTGCAAAAAAAGCTGGAAAAACTAgaatgcaaaagagaaaaaatgtaTGAGCATCTTCAACAACTCAGAAGTTCTGTCCAAAACCCttcttga